In Myxococcota bacterium, the genomic stretch ACGGCGGTCACGGCCGACGGGGGTCTCTCGGGCTCGACGCTCGACGAGGCGGAGAGCTGGGGCAAGGTGAAGCACGGCGCCACGCGCGCCTTCGCCTGGGTGGAGCCGACCGTGTCACTGCCGCTGCTCGCGACCGCCGCGATCCAGGAAGAGCTGCACAAGGGCCGCACGCGGCTGCGCCTCGAATGGGACGGGCAGGTGCTGGCCGGCATGACGCAGGTCGAGGTCGGCTGACTTGTCGCTGCTCGTCGAGCCGTCCTGGCTCGAGCCGCGGCTGGCCGACCCGCACGTGCGCGTGATCGACGCGAGCTGGTATCTGCCCGCGCAGAAGCGCGACGGCGCTGCCGAGTACCGCGCTGCGCACATTCCGGGCGCGGTGTATCTCGACCTCTCGACCGACCTCGCCGACCCACGGGCGCGCCTGCGCAACACGGTGGACCGCCCGGAGCGTCTGGCGCGCACCTTCGCCGCGCGCGGCATCGGCACCGAGCACCACGTGGTGGTGTACGACCGGCTCGCGGGCTATTCGGCCGGCCGCGTCTGGTGGTGCCTGCGCTACGCGGGCCACCCGAACGCATCCCTGCTCGACGGCGGCTTCACGCGCTGGGTCGGCGAAGGGCGCGAGGTCACGCGCGAGCTTCCCAGCCACGGCACGGCCAGCTTCATCGCCGCACCGCGGCCGGAGCTCCTGGCCTCGCAGGCCGACGTGCTGCGCGCCCTGCAGAGCGGCGGCGCGCAGATCGTCGACGCCCGTTCGGCCGAGCGCTTCCGCGGCACCGGCGACGAGCACACGAAGCACAAGGGTCACATCCCCGGCTCGCGCTCCGTGCCCTACGAGCGGAACCTCGGCCCGAACGGCTTCCAGTCACTCGGCGACCTGCGCGAGGAGTACGAGCGCGCCGGCGTGCGCCTCGACCGCCCGATCGTCGCCACCTGCGGCTCGGGGGTCACCGCCAGCCTCGACGCCTTCGCGCTGGCCCTGCTCGGCGCGAAGCGGGTCGCGGTGTACGACGGCTCCTGGGCCGAGTGGGGCGACTCGGACGAGCTGCCGATCGCGACCGGGGACCCGAGCCCGTGACCCGATGATCCCCATCCGCGACACGATCCAGTCCCGCACGTTCCCCTTCGTGAACTACGCGTTCATCGGGCTGTGCGCCTTCGTGTTCTATCTCGAGATCACGGCCGGCGCGGACCTCGACGCGTTCGTGAACGACCACGCGCTGATCCCCGCCACGTTCGTGAAGATGGTCTCGAACCGCGGGCTGCGGCTCGACGAGCTGGCGCCCTTCTTCACTTCGATGTTCCTGCACGCGGGCTTCATGCACTTCGCGGGAAACATGCTGTTCCTCTGGGTGTTCGGGGACAACGTCGAGGACCGCATGGGGCACGTCGGGTACGCGCTGTTCTATCTCGCGGGTGGGGTGGCCGCCGGGGCGGCGCACGTGTTCGCGAACCCGCACTCCGTGATCCCCACGGTGGGCGCGAGCGGCGCGATCGCGGCGGTGATGGGCGCGTACATGCTGCTCTATCCGCAGTCGCGGGTCGAGTCACTCTTGATCATCTTCGTGTTCGTGCGCGTGATCTCGGTACCGGCGGTGGTGTGGCTCGGGCTGTGGTTCGTGTTCCAGCTGCTCTCCGGCAGCGCCGCGGGGCGCGGGGCCGACCAGGGCGGAGTCGCGTTCTTCGCGCACGTGGGCGGCTTCGTGTTCGGGGCCGCGGTGGTCCTGCTCCTGAACCTGCGGGCACCGCCCCGACGCCGATTGGTGTAGGGCCGTGCGCTGGCTGCGGGCGTGCGTGCTGGCGGGCGCGCTGTCGGCGTCTGCCTTCGATCCCGCGCTGCTGCACGCGCCGCACCGCGGACCCGACGGCCGTTTCTTCAACCCCTGGGCGCCGCAGCCGGTCAGCACCTGGGACGCCCTGCGCTGGCAGCTGTCGCGAAACGAGTTCGACAAGAGCCGGCCGCCGGTGATTCCGGTCGTGGCCAACGACGGCCGCTCGCTCGCCGAGCCGAATGCGCCCGCGGAGCTCACCTGGGTCGGCCACGCCACGTTCGCGATCCACGAGGGCGACGACGTGGTGCTCACGGACCCGCAGTGGAGCGAGCGGGCGCTCCTGCCCAAGCGCCGGGTGCCGCCCGGGATCCCGCTCGAGTCGGTGCCCGCCCGAGCGTTCGCGGTGATCTCGCACAACCACTACGACCACCTCGACGCCGACACGGTGGAGCGCCTGCCCGCCTCCGTGGGCTGGTACGTGCCGCTGGGCATGGCCGGCTTCTTCCGCGAGCGCGGGCGCGACGACGTGACCGAGCTCGACTGGTGGCAGAGCGCGAAGCGCGGCCGCTGGACGATCACCTGCCTGCCGTCGCAGCACTGGTCGCGCCGCATCGGCTACGCGCAAAACGAGACACTCTGGTGCGCCTGGCTGCTCGACTCCGGGGCGCACAAGTACTTCTTCGCGGGTGACACGGGCTACTTCGGCGGCTTCGCCGAGCTGGGCCGCGCGCTGGGGCCGATCGACGTGGCGCTGCTGCCGATCGGCGGCTACGAGCCGCGCTGGTTCATGCGCTCTCAGCACATGAACCCGGCAGAGGCGGTGCAGGCCTGGCGTGACCTGGGCGCACGCACCATGCTGGGCATGCACTGGGGCACGTTCGACCTCACGGACGAGCCGCTCGACGAGCCGCCGCGCGCGCTCGCGCGCGCGGTCGCGGCGGCAGGGGCGGACCCCGAGCGCGTGCGTGTGCTGGCGATCGGCGAGACATGGAGGCTACCAGAGAAGTGACTGGCGCGGTTCGTTGGGCAGACGTCGACACGCTGTTTCTCGACGCGGGCGGGACCTTGATCTCGATGGACTTCCCGCGCATCGCGCGCGAGCTCGCGGCGCTGGGCGCGCCCTGCGATGCGGCGGCGCTGGCGCGCGCGGAGGCGGCGGGCCGGCCCGCGGTCTCGCGCCTGTTGCAGAACGGCGGCTCGACCGAGGGCCGCGACACCTTCTCGTTCGCGGTCGAACGCGTGCTCGAGCGCGTGCTCGGCCGCGACACGCATGAGTGTCGGGCGCTGGTCGACCAGCTCGTGCCGCGCATCCGCGTGCCGAGGCGCTCGCTCGAGCTGTGGTGTCTGGTCTTGCCGGGCGTGCCGCAGGCGCTGGCGCGGCTGCGCGCGGCGGGTGTCCGGCTCGTGGTCGTGTCGAACGCGGACGGCACGGTGGAGGAGGGACTCACTCGTGTGGGCCTGCGCCCTCACTTGGACGCGGTCTTCGACTCCACCGTGGTGGGCTTCGAGAAGCCCGACCCGCGCATCTTCGCCGCCGCGCTCGACCACGCGCGCAGTGACCCCGCCCGGACACTGCACGTGGGAGACGTGTACGCTGCCGACGTGGTCGGGGCGCGCGCCGCGGGGCTGCCGGTGGTCCTGCTCGATCCGCACGGTGACTGGGGACCGGTCGACTGCGAGGTGGCGCGCGACGTGCCCGAGGTGGCGGACCGAATCCTGTCGGCAAGACGCTGAGGAGTATGCGATGACGATTCCGTTCTGGTGTGTGCTCGTGGCAGGGATCCTGCCCTACGTGTGGGTCACGATTGCGGCGGGCGAACGGCGCAAGCAGTTCGGCAAGGCGGACAACAAGCTGCCGCGCCTTCAGGAAGCTCAGCTCACCGGGCGCGGCGCGCGCGCGATGGGCGCGCACAACAACGCGTTCGAGACGTTCGGCTTCTTCGCAGCGGCGGTGCTGATCGCGCACATCGCCGGCGCCGACCCCGGCTGGTCGACGATCTTCGCGCTCGCCTACGTGGCCGCGCGCGTGCTGCACGGCTTCCTGTATCTCGCCGACATCGACCTGATGCGCAGCCTGACCTTCGGGGTCGGCCAGCTGTGCTCGATCGCGCTGTTCGTGCTGGCCGCGCGGGCCTAGGCCAGCTCGCCCTCGAGGTCGACGTCGCGCGCGCCCACGATGCGCGCGCGGACGAATTCGCCCGCGCGCGCGCCGCCGCGCAACAGCACCGTGCCGTCCACTTCGGGGGCCTGCGACCAGATGCGGCCCACTCCGCGGTCACGGCCGGCGGAGTCGACCAGCACGTCGAGCGTCTGCCCCACGTGCTGGGCGAGCTTCGCCCGCATGATCCCGCGCTGCAGCGCCATGAGCTCGCGGTGGCGCCTGCGAGACACCGCGGCGGGCACCTTCTCGTCGAGCGCCTGCGCCGAGGTCCCCTCCTCGTCCGAGTAGCGGAACACGCCGACCCGGTCGAAGCCGACCTCGCGCACGAGCTCGCACAGCTCGGCGAAATCGGCGTCGGTCTCGCCGGGGAAGCCGACGATGAAGGTGGTGCGCAGCGCGCAGCCGGGCACGCGCGCGCGCAGTGTCTCGACCAGCTTGCGCTGACGCGCAGCGGTGACTCCGCGCTTCATGGCGCGCAGGATCCGGTCACTCGCGTGCTGCAGCGGCACGTCGAAGTACGGCAGCACGCGGCGCGCGCCCGCGAAGGCGTCGATCACCTCGCCCGTCAGCGCGCTGGGGTAGAGGTAGAGGAAACGCACCCAGGCCAGAGACTCGACCTGGTCGAGCGCGTCGATCAGCTCTGCGATGCGCGGCCGGCCCTCGAGGTCCTTGGCCCAGGACAGGGTGTCCTGGGAGATCACGTTGATCTCCTTCACGCCCTGCTCGCCCAGCATGCGGGCCTCGGCCACGACCGACTCGAGCGTGCGGCTCTGGAAGCGCCCGCGGATGGCCGGGATCGCGCAGAATGCGCACACCCGGTCGCAGCCCTCGGCGATCTTGAGATAGGCCGAGTGAGTCGCGCCCAGCAACAGCCGCGGGCTGTGCTCGTCGTAGAGGTGCGTGCGGCCCGCGTCGACGTACACGCCGCGCGAGCGGCCGGCGCGGGCGTCGGCCAGGATCGCGGCGATGTTCTGGAACTGGCCCGTGCCCACGAAGGCATCGACCTCGGGCAGCTCCTTGGCCAGCTCGTGCCCGTAGCGCTGCGGGAGACAGCCCGCGACCACCAGCGCCTGCAGCCCGCCGCGCTCCTTCTCGCCGGCCAGCTCGAGGATCGCGTCGACCGACTCCTCGCGCGCGCTCGAGATGAACGAGCAGGTGTTCACGATCGCCACGTCGGCGTCGGACAGGTCCTGCGCGATCTCGACTCCGGCCAGCGCGAGCTGCCCGAGCATGACCTCGGAGTCGACCTGATTCTTGGCGCAGCCGAGCGTGCGGAAGTAGACGCGCGTCGGTGTAGGGGCGGCCGCCATGGGCGCGGAAGGTTAGCATGAGGTCCCGGGGGTAGAGACCGATGCTTCGCAGGCTCGCGGGGCCCTACGCCGCGGGGGCGCTGGCGGCGCTCATCACGTCGCTCATGCTGTGGATCGCGGTGCGCGCGAAGCTCGGCGCGCTGGTCGACGTTCAGCTCGGCAAGCTCTTTCCCGGCGGGCTCGATCCGCACTGGCTGGGCGAGCGCGTGCTGGAGGGCAGCGTGTTCGCGCTCGCGCTGCCGCTGGCCCGCTGGCGCGGACTCACTCCAGTGCGCGCGGGCCTGGCCGTGTCACTCCTGCCCAGCTTGCGCGAGCTCTTCCTGCAGCTCCCCAGCGCCGGCTACGGCATGCTGGGTGTGCAGCTCGGCGCGCTCACGCCGGTGGTAGTGCTGGCCGCGAACGCGCTCTGGGGCTGGCTGCTCGGCACGTTGGTGGTGCGGACGGGCGGCGCCGAGGGCGCCTCGTAGCTGCGTGTTACCCTCCGGCCATGCGGATCGGGGTGATCAGTGACACGCACGACAACGCGCGCAACGTCGCGCGCATCGTCGAGGTGCTGCGCGCGGCGCGCGTGGAGCGCGTGATCCACACCGGCGACATCACGCGCGGCTCGACGCTGCGCCTGCTGGGCGAGCTGGCGGTGCCGGTGTTCGGCGTGTTCGGCAACAACGACCACGACCGCGCGGAGCTGGCCGGGGTCGCGGCCGAGCTCGGCTTCGAGCTGGCCGAGCCTCCGCTCGAGCTGCGCTGGCACGGGCGCCGCATCACCGTCGTGCACGACCGCCGGGCCCACCCCGTCCTTGCGTCGAGCGACGTGCTCCTGCACGGCCACGATCACCGGCTGTGCCTGGAGCGGGTCGAGGGCACGCTCGTGTTCAACCCCGGCGAGTGCGCAGGTTGGCTCGAGGGGCGCAACGCCGTGGGGCTGCTCGACCTGGTGCGGCTCGAGGCCGAAGTGCTG encodes the following:
- a CDS encoding sulfurtransferase, which produces MSLLVEPSWLEPRLADPHVRVIDASWYLPAQKRDGAAEYRAAHIPGAVYLDLSTDLADPRARLRNTVDRPERLARTFAARGIGTEHHVVVYDRLAGYSAGRVWWCLRYAGHPNASLLDGGFTRWVGEGREVTRELPSHGTASFIAAPRPELLASQADVLRALQSGGAQIVDARSAERFRGTGDEHTKHKGHIPGSRSVPYERNLGPNGFQSLGDLREEYERAGVRLDRPIVATCGSGVTASLDAFALALLGAKRVAVYDGSWAEWGDSDELPIATGDPSP
- a CDS encoding YfcE family phosphodiesterase; amino-acid sequence: MRIGVISDTHDNARNVARIVEVLRAARVERVIHTGDITRGSTLRLLGELAVPVFGVFGNNDHDRAELAGVAAELGFELAEPPLELRWHGRRITVVHDRRAHPVLASSDVLLHGHDHRLCLERVEGTLVFNPGECAGWLEGRNAVGLLDLVRLEAEVLRF
- a CDS encoding HAD-IA family hydrolase; translated protein: MTGAVRWADVDTLFLDAGGTLISMDFPRIARELAALGAPCDAAALARAEAAGRPAVSRLLQNGGSTEGRDTFSFAVERVLERVLGRDTHECRALVDQLVPRIRVPRRSLELWCLVLPGVPQALARLRAAGVRLVVVSNADGTVEEGLTRVGLRPHLDAVFDSTVVGFEKPDPRIFAAALDHARSDPARTLHVGDVYAADVVGARAAGLPVVLLDPHGDWGPVDCEVARDVPEVADRILSARR
- a CDS encoding MAPEG family protein; the encoded protein is MTIPFWCVLVAGILPYVWVTIAAGERRKQFGKADNKLPRLQEAQLTGRGARAMGAHNNAFETFGFFAAAVLIAHIAGADPGWSTIFALAYVAARVLHGFLYLADIDLMRSLTFGVGQLCSIALFVLAARA
- the rimO gene encoding 30S ribosomal protein S12 methylthiotransferase RimO, whose protein sequence is MAAAPTPTRVYFRTLGCAKNQVDSEVMLGQLALAGVEIAQDLSDADVAIVNTCSFISSAREESVDAILELAGEKERGGLQALVVAGCLPQRYGHELAKELPEVDAFVGTGQFQNIAAILADARAGRSRGVYVDAGRTHLYDEHSPRLLLGATHSAYLKIAEGCDRVCAFCAIPAIRGRFQSRTLESVVAEARMLGEQGVKEINVISQDTLSWAKDLEGRPRIAELIDALDQVESLAWVRFLYLYPSALTGEVIDAFAGARRVLPYFDVPLQHASDRILRAMKRGVTAARQRKLVETLRARVPGCALRTTFIVGFPGETDADFAELCELVREVGFDRVGVFRYSDEEGTSAQALDEKVPAAVSRRRHRELMALQRGIMRAKLAQHVGQTLDVLVDSAGRDRGVGRIWSQAPEVDGTVLLRGGARAGEFVRARIVGARDVDLEGELA
- a CDS encoding rhomboid family intramembrane serine protease, encoding MIPIRDTIQSRTFPFVNYAFIGLCAFVFYLEITAGADLDAFVNDHALIPATFVKMVSNRGLRLDELAPFFTSMFLHAGFMHFAGNMLFLWVFGDNVEDRMGHVGYALFYLAGGVAAGAAHVFANPHSVIPTVGASGAIAAVMGAYMLLYPQSRVESLLIIFVFVRVISVPAVVWLGLWFVFQLLSGSAAGRGADQGGVAFFAHVGGFVFGAAVVLLLNLRAPPRRRLV
- a CDS encoding MBL fold metallo-hydrolase; translation: MRWLRACVLAGALSASAFDPALLHAPHRGPDGRFFNPWAPQPVSTWDALRWQLSRNEFDKSRPPVIPVVANDGRSLAEPNAPAELTWVGHATFAIHEGDDVVLTDPQWSERALLPKRRVPPGIPLESVPARAFAVISHNHYDHLDADTVERLPASVGWYVPLGMAGFFRERGRDDVTELDWWQSAKRGRWTITCLPSQHWSRRIGYAQNETLWCAWLLDSGAHKYFFAGDTGYFGGFAELGRALGPIDVALLPIGGYEPRWFMRSQHMNPAEAVQAWRDLGARTMLGMHWGTFDLTDEPLDEPPRALARAVAAAGADPERVRVLAIGETWRLPEK